A DNA window from Schlesneria paludicola DSM 18645 contains the following coding sequences:
- a CDS encoding sigma-54-dependent transcriptional regulator: MSVLRILIADDEAPARFAMRRALSQTATEIMEAGDGDAALELIRSEVPDLVFLDLQMPKRGGIEILKELGHAAGQSEIIVVTANDSVATAVECIRLGASDFIAKPYEVEQVRSIAARVRKRLELQQRVDHLQNQLDSQSGCGAMVGVSGPMQRLFQQMTKAARSDADLLIRGETGTGKELIAREIHRLSGRSAGPFIAVNTAAIPESLTESELFGHVRGAFTGADTTRTGVFEQAHGGTLFLDEIGDTPPAVQTKMLRVLQERVIQPVGTGKTVAVDVRIISATHQNLEEAMADAGFRQDLFYRLKGVELHVPPLRSRREDVLVLANHFLDRWSSKSNQARPDFSPAAIDALLAHRWPGNVRELEHTVQRAAMMADQALIDPADLGIASSTAVVEESPFAAYIGLPLSEAKMQASELLERTLITAALDRAQGNVSEAARQLGMHRQSLQQKMTQLEIRR, encoded by the coding sequence ATGTCAGTGTTGCGGATCTTGATTGCGGACGATGAAGCCCCCGCTCGCTTTGCCATGCGCCGCGCGTTGTCCCAAACGGCGACCGAGATCATGGAGGCGGGGGATGGGGACGCGGCACTGGAGTTGATCCGGTCCGAGGTTCCGGACCTGGTGTTTCTCGATCTGCAGATGCCCAAACGCGGCGGGATCGAGATCTTGAAAGAGTTGGGTCACGCGGCGGGTCAGTCCGAGATCATTGTTGTCACGGCCAATGACAGCGTGGCGACGGCCGTCGAATGCATTCGGCTGGGCGCATCGGATTTCATCGCAAAGCCGTATGAAGTGGAACAAGTGCGCTCGATTGCCGCGCGTGTCCGGAAACGACTTGAACTGCAGCAACGGGTTGACCACCTGCAGAATCAGTTGGATTCGCAGTCGGGTTGCGGTGCGATGGTGGGTGTCAGCGGTCCAATGCAGCGGTTGTTTCAGCAGATGACCAAGGCCGCTCGTTCGGACGCCGACCTGTTGATTCGCGGCGAAACCGGGACGGGGAAAGAACTGATCGCGCGAGAGATTCATCGACTGAGCGGGCGATCCGCGGGCCCCTTCATTGCGGTGAACACGGCCGCCATTCCCGAGTCGCTGACCGAGAGTGAGCTGTTCGGGCATGTTCGCGGGGCGTTTACAGGGGCCGATACCACCCGCACGGGCGTTTTTGAGCAAGCACACGGCGGGACCTTGTTTCTGGACGAGATTGGCGACACCCCGCCCGCCGTTCAAACGAAAATGCTGCGTGTGCTGCAGGAACGCGTCATTCAGCCGGTCGGGACGGGTAAGACGGTTGCCGTCGATGTGCGAATCATCAGTGCCACGCATCAGAACCTGGAAGAAGCGATGGCCGACGCGGGATTCCGGCAGGATTTGTTCTATCGATTGAAAGGCGTCGAACTGCACGTCCCGCCGCTACGGTCTCGTCGCGAAGATGTGCTGGTGCTCGCGAACCATTTTCTGGATCGCTGGTCGTCAAAGTCGAATCAAGCTCGTCCCGATTTCAGTCCTGCAGCGATCGACGCGCTACTCGCGCATCGCTGGCCTGGAAATGTGCGGGAACTTGAACACACGGTCCAGCGCGCCGCGATGATGGCCGATCAGGCGTTGATTGATCCGGCCGATCTGGGGATTGCGTCCAGCACCGCGGTGGTCGAAGAGTCGCCCTTTGCAGCCTACATCGGATTGCCGCTGAGCGAGGCAAAAATGCAGGCAAGCGAATTGCTCGAACGCACACTGATCACGGCGGCACTCGATCGAGCACAGGGCAATGTCAGCGAGGCGGCTCGTCAGCTGGGGATGCACCGTCAAAGTCTGCAACAGAAGATGACCCAATTGGAAATCCGCCGTTGA
- a CDS encoding O-methyltransferase — translation MPKLELSRTERHLVDSILEMQVGRPNFFAWGYLVCGGVLAVFAGLNDNTAMAFTAFGLVCGFRIWEERSNSKYAPHWLSLIQKYESMREDLSRGGSSPDTWDAVDRYFNGQLIPSDGVLESALIESAAAGLPSQQVAPNQGKLLMLLAKISHARKILEIGTLGGYSTIWLARGMAEGGTVISLEADPKHAEVARGNVSRAGLAEVVDIRVGDALEALPKLAEENCGPFDLVFIDADKKSNSNYFAWAIKLCKPGSVIVVDNVVRDGTVIDRQSSDPSVQGVRRFTELFAAESRVSGTVIQTVGSKGYDGFAIALMLDK, via the coding sequence ATGCCGAAACTCGAATTGAGCAGGACCGAGCGTCATCTCGTTGATTCCATTCTTGAGATGCAAGTCGGGCGTCCTAACTTCTTTGCTTGGGGATATCTCGTTTGTGGAGGGGTCCTCGCGGTCTTCGCTGGGTTGAATGATAACACTGCCATGGCATTCACGGCATTTGGACTCGTGTGCGGGTTCCGCATTTGGGAGGAACGGTCGAACTCGAAATACGCACCACACTGGCTATCCCTCATTCAGAAATACGAGTCGATGCGCGAAGATCTGTCGCGTGGTGGCTCGTCGCCTGATACTTGGGACGCGGTTGATCGTTACTTCAATGGCCAATTGATTCCTTCAGATGGGGTGCTTGAGTCGGCGTTGATCGAGAGCGCTGCCGCGGGGCTTCCTTCGCAGCAAGTGGCGCCGAATCAGGGGAAGCTGCTGATGCTTTTGGCAAAGATCTCGCACGCTCGCAAGATCCTCGAGATTGGAACGCTGGGCGGCTACAGCACGATCTGGCTGGCGCGGGGAATGGCCGAGGGGGGCACCGTGATTTCTCTCGAAGCGGATCCGAAGCATGCAGAAGTTGCACGCGGGAATGTTTCCCGAGCGGGATTGGCAGAGGTGGTGGATATTCGAGTCGGTGATGCGCTGGAAGCATTACCAAAACTTGCCGAGGAGAATTGTGGGCCCTTTGATCTTGTGTTTATCGATGCTGACAAAAAGAGCAATTCGAACTATTTCGCCTGGGCGATCAAACTGTGCAAGCCAGGCTCGGTGATCGTGGTCGATAACGTGGTACGGGATGGTACTGTGATTGATCGCCAAAGCAGTGACCCCAGTGTGCAGGGTGTTCGCCGGTTTACGGAATTGTTTGCGGCCGAATCGCGTGTGAGTGGGACGGTGATTCAGACTGTCGGTAGCAAAGGTTACGATGGCTTCGCCATCGCGCTGATGCTCGACAAGTAA
- a CDS encoding AAA domain-containing protein: MSEFQKLIRCLELEAAAVAEELVIASRRAPSEQAELTGSTLVGLAIRDETPGFGGRTVVTLGKRDRRLELPWTRLRSGMPVVLSVQQADNRTGWRGIVTWRDRDSIAVVLSDSPETEVDRPLYRLDMAADDVARERQRSALRRIGEIDRGRALRLKQAVLGKEPPEFDAVPDWSPLAQLDESQQAAVSHALSAQHLAVIHGPPGTGKTTTVVELIRQAVRRGEKVLACAASNLAVDNLLERLVIARERVIRIGHPARVLPELREHTLDVMVESHPDLKLAREWTKEAWSLRRQAGKFTRTAPPPGARRDARDEAKRLLRDARELESRLVEYLLDSAQVVCATLTGLNDEILGERQFDLVVIDEAAQSTEPPCWIPLLRSKRLVLAGDHCQLPPTIISHDARREGFQVSMMERLVSRWGDLIARRLDTQYRMHDRIMQFSSDEFYDSSLISANSVRAHRLADLPHVTDGELTQSSIRFFDTAGSDCVEQAEVEGESRTNPGEAEFVVIKVNELLAAGVRPTEIAVITPYSAQARLLRTLIAEAGVEIDTVDGFQGREKEAVVISLVRSNAKGELGFLTDTRRMNVALTRARRHLMVFGDSATLANHEFYLRMLNYFERQDAYGTVWEIS, from the coding sequence GTGTCTGAGTTTCAAAAATTGATTCGATGTCTTGAGTTGGAGGCCGCGGCAGTCGCCGAGGAACTGGTGATTGCGTCGCGTCGTGCGCCGAGTGAACAAGCTGAGCTGACTGGTTCGACATTGGTGGGGCTGGCGATTCGTGACGAGACGCCCGGGTTCGGCGGACGGACGGTGGTGACGCTGGGCAAACGCGATCGACGACTCGAATTGCCTTGGACGCGATTGCGATCGGGGATGCCCGTGGTGTTGTCGGTTCAGCAAGCGGACAACCGAACGGGATGGCGGGGTATCGTCACCTGGCGCGATCGTGATTCGATCGCGGTCGTGCTGAGCGATTCTCCCGAGACCGAAGTTGACCGTCCGCTCTATCGACTCGACATGGCCGCAGACGATGTGGCGCGAGAGCGACAGCGGAGTGCGCTCCGGCGTATTGGCGAGATTGACCGTGGTCGCGCGCTCCGGCTGAAGCAGGCTGTGCTTGGGAAAGAACCACCTGAATTTGATGCGGTACCAGATTGGTCACCTCTAGCGCAATTGGATGAGTCACAACAGGCGGCGGTCAGCCATGCTCTGTCGGCTCAGCACCTGGCGGTGATTCATGGTCCGCCCGGGACAGGTAAGACCACCACCGTTGTGGAATTGATCCGGCAGGCGGTGCGTCGGGGTGAGAAGGTTCTGGCGTGTGCGGCGAGCAATCTGGCTGTCGACAATTTGCTCGAACGGTTGGTGATCGCGCGCGAACGCGTGATTCGGATCGGGCATCCGGCGCGCGTGCTGCCTGAATTGCGGGAACATACGCTCGACGTGATGGTCGAATCGCATCCCGATTTGAAGCTGGCGCGTGAATGGACGAAAGAAGCGTGGAGCTTGCGTCGGCAAGCGGGCAAATTCACGCGAACGGCGCCACCACCGGGGGCTCGCCGTGACGCGCGCGACGAGGCAAAGCGGCTGCTGCGTGATGCACGAGAGTTGGAGTCTCGGCTGGTGGAATATCTCTTGGATTCGGCTCAGGTGGTCTGTGCGACGCTGACAGGACTCAATGACGAAATTCTCGGCGAACGTCAGTTCGATCTGGTTGTGATTGACGAAGCGGCACAGTCGACCGAGCCGCCCTGTTGGATTCCGCTACTGAGATCCAAGCGACTTGTGTTGGCAGGAGATCATTGCCAGTTGCCGCCGACGATCATCTCCCACGATGCGCGGCGTGAGGGATTTCAGGTCAGCATGATGGAACGCCTGGTCTCACGCTGGGGTGATCTCATCGCGCGACGGTTGGACACTCAGTATCGCATGCATGATCGGATCATGCAGTTCTCGTCGGATGAGTTCTACGATTCGAGTTTGATCAGTGCCAATTCGGTTCGCGCCCATCGATTGGCGGACCTTCCGCATGTGACGGATGGGGAACTGACACAGAGCTCGATCCGCTTTTTCGACACGGCAGGATCAGATTGTGTCGAGCAGGCGGAAGTCGAGGGAGAGAGCCGCACGAATCCGGGTGAAGCGGAGTTCGTGGTGATCAAGGTCAATGAACTGCTGGCGGCCGGTGTTCGCCCCACCGAGATTGCGGTGATCACGCCGTATTCAGCCCAGGCCCGACTGCTGCGAACTCTGATTGCCGAAGCGGGTGTCGAGATTGATACGGTTGACGGCTTTCAAGGGCGAGAGAAAGAGGCGGTCGTGATCTCGCTGGTGCGGTCGAACGCGAAGGGCGAACTGGGGTTCTTGACCGATACGCGCCGGATGAACGTCGCTTTGACGCGGGCTCGGCGTCACCTGATGGTGTTCGGGGATAGTGCGACGCTGGCCAATCATGAGTTCTACTTGCGGATGCTGAATTACTTTGAACGGCAGGACGCATACGGTACGGTCTGGGAGATTTCCTAA
- a CDS encoding NUDIX hydrolase, translating into MSEEIFDVVDQDDRVLYQAPRSVVHANHWLHRAVHIFVFNSRGELLVHRRSANKDEAPLKCTSSASGHLSAGESYADAAGRELEEELGLKAPVEFLGIFPANGAMTSFEHSGLYRTTTDDTPVFDPGEILSGEFYSLADVQAMIERDPDDFTHCFRALFQWYLERLQSGH; encoded by the coding sequence ATGTCTGAAGAGATTTTTGACGTTGTTGATCAAGACGACCGGGTGCTCTATCAGGCCCCGCGTTCCGTGGTCCATGCCAATCACTGGCTGCACCGGGCCGTGCATATTTTTGTGTTCAATTCTCGCGGAGAGTTGCTCGTGCATCGCCGTTCGGCGAACAAAGACGAAGCACCGCTCAAGTGTACGTCTTCGGCATCGGGGCATCTGAGTGCCGGCGAGTCGTACGCCGATGCGGCCGGCCGCGAATTGGAAGAAGAGCTGGGGCTGAAGGCACCTGTCGAATTTCTGGGGATCTTTCCGGCCAACGGGGCGATGACCTCGTTCGAGCACAGCGGCCTGTATCGGACGACCACGGATGACACACCGGTGTTTGATCCCGGCGAGATTCTTTCGGGGGAATTTTATTCCCTTGCGGACGTTCAGGCGATGATCGAACGCGATCCCGATGACTTCACACACTGTTTCCGGGCGCTATTTCAGTGGTATCTGGAACGGTTGCAGTCCGGGCATTGA
- the hpnH gene encoding adenosyl-hopene transferase HpnH, giving the protein MGVPISQMWTVASYVLGKKLRGVKRYPLVLMLEPLFRCNLACAGCGKIQYPADVLRRNLTPEQCFKAVDECGAPMVSIPGGEPLLHPQIGEIVAGLVARKKYVYLCTNAILLEKHIHQFKPSKYLSFSIHIDGPKEEHDFAVCREGVYDVAVKAIESAVAKGFRVTTNTTVYNNADPNAMREMFDSMMGLGVEGMMISPGYQYEKAPQQELFLRRSQTTNLFKRILGNAKKPWKFNLSPLFLEFLKGNWDLECTPWGMPAYNLFGWQRPCYLLNEGYCETFQELLDTTDWSKYGRASGNSKCADCMVHCGYEATAVADTFGSLKAFSRVVKLTLFGSGRETLPPDDSKPNHHDDNSGSTSDSDRIRKVELPVLSS; this is encoded by the coding sequence ATGGGTGTGCCGATTTCGCAGATGTGGACCGTGGCGAGCTACGTCCTCGGGAAGAAGCTGCGGGGCGTCAAACGGTATCCGCTGGTGCTGATGCTGGAGCCGTTGTTTCGCTGCAATCTGGCCTGCGCGGGTTGCGGGAAGATCCAATACCCTGCCGACGTGTTGCGTCGAAATCTGACGCCGGAACAATGTTTCAAGGCCGTGGATGAATGTGGCGCGCCGATGGTTTCGATCCCCGGGGGCGAACCACTGCTGCATCCACAGATCGGTGAGATTGTCGCCGGGCTGGTGGCGCGCAAGAAGTACGTGTACCTCTGCACCAACGCCATTCTGCTTGAAAAGCATATCCATCAGTTCAAGCCTTCGAAGTATCTTTCGTTCTCGATCCACATTGATGGCCCGAAGGAAGAGCATGACTTCGCGGTCTGCCGTGAAGGGGTCTACGACGTCGCGGTGAAAGCCATTGAGTCGGCGGTTGCGAAGGGGTTTCGTGTCACGACGAATACGACCGTCTACAACAACGCCGACCCCAATGCGATGCGTGAGATGTTCGACAGCATGATGGGGCTGGGCGTCGAAGGGATGATGATTTCGCCCGGTTATCAATATGAAAAGGCACCCCAGCAGGAGCTGTTTCTGCGGCGGAGCCAGACGACGAATCTGTTCAAGCGAATCCTGGGCAACGCGAAGAAGCCGTGGAAATTCAACCTGTCTCCCCTGTTTCTCGAGTTTTTGAAGGGGAACTGGGATCTGGAATGCACTCCATGGGGAATGCCCGCGTACAACCTGTTTGGCTGGCAGCGACCGTGCTACCTGCTGAATGAAGGCTATTGCGAGACGTTCCAGGAGTTGCTCGACACCACCGACTGGTCGAAGTATGGACGAGCGAGCGGCAATTCGAAGTGTGCCGATTGCATGGTTCACTGCGGCTATGAAGCGACTGCGGTTGCCGATACGTTTGGATCACTCAAGGCGTTTTCTCGCGTGGTGAAATTGACGCTGTTTGGTTCCGGACGTGAAACGTTGCCGCCGGACGATTCCAAACCGAACCATCACGATGACAATTCTGGATCGACCAGCGATTCCGACCGCATTCGCAAGGTCGAATTGCCTGTGTTAAGTTCGTAG
- a CDS encoding tRNA (cytidine(34)-2'-O)-methyltransferase translates to MSREPLLHIVLFQPEIPPNTGNIGRTCVAVGAKLWLIRPLGFSLDEQQLRRAGLDYWPHLDYEVVESWSEIVQRLPGRTVWCIENPAARTVWEASFTPGDILLFGRETNGLPASLVEQYRSHTLQFPMHAEVRSLNLANTVCAVAYEAVRQFGGLTAN, encoded by the coding sequence ATGTCCCGTGAGCCGCTGTTGCACATTGTCCTGTTTCAGCCCGAAATTCCGCCCAATACGGGGAATATCGGGCGCACATGCGTGGCGGTCGGGGCGAAGCTGTGGTTGATCCGGCCGCTGGGTTTCAGCCTGGATGAACAACAACTGCGCCGTGCAGGGCTCGACTATTGGCCGCACCTTGATTACGAGGTGGTTGAGAGTTGGAGCGAGATCGTTCAGCGGCTGCCGGGTCGAACCGTCTGGTGTATCGAAAATCCAGCGGCGCGGACGGTCTGGGAAGCCAGTTTTACACCCGGTGACATTCTGCTTTTCGGGCGGGAAACGAACGGACTTCCCGCCAGTCTGGTGGAACAGTATCGCAGTCATACGCTGCAGTTCCCGATGCATGCTGAAGTCCGCAGCCTCAATTTGGCCAACACGGTTTGCGCTGTGGCATACGAGGCGGTGCGACAGTTTGGCGGCCTGACCGCGAACTAA
- a CDS encoding DUF6655 family protein yields the protein MALVGCGTTRMSDTLRTGTEQMLLSTAIDRSISEMDFEVLSGKDVYFDPQYLRGVSDEGYIISSIRQKLLAEGVFLKAVRDEATYVVEARAGAVGTNRQDVLIGIPQTSLPTGAVAAGVPTAIPEIPFAKKTNQKGVAKIAVFAYNQVTGQALWQSGAEPVTADARDTWVLGTGPFQRGSIYTGSNFMGQRIKLPWTRSSDNSANSVAIGVPTNVPRLFPEDPGVVPPSPPSVAKGKEAPKATPASFVPAVPPSQPQPGRIPATSPPSSTSSSTSGFRSDTFSLTQDAQGSSGGNAAAGAAGVFIYRSTTSQPATP from the coding sequence ATGGCGCTCGTCGGGTGCGGAACGACCCGGATGTCGGACACGTTGCGCACCGGCACTGAACAGATGCTGTTGTCGACGGCGATCGATCGGTCGATCAGCGAGATGGATTTCGAGGTTCTGTCGGGTAAGGACGTCTATTTCGATCCGCAGTACCTAAGAGGCGTTTCAGACGAAGGTTACATCATCAGTTCGATTCGCCAGAAATTGCTGGCGGAAGGTGTGTTTCTGAAGGCGGTTCGCGATGAAGCGACATATGTCGTCGAAGCCCGCGCGGGAGCGGTGGGGACGAATCGTCAGGATGTGCTGATCGGAATTCCTCAGACCAGTTTGCCGACCGGTGCGGTGGCGGCCGGCGTTCCAACCGCGATTCCTGAAATCCCCTTTGCGAAGAAAACGAATCAGAAGGGTGTCGCGAAGATTGCGGTCTTTGCCTACAACCAGGTCACAGGTCAGGCTCTTTGGCAATCCGGTGCCGAACCGGTGACTGCCGATGCTCGCGACACGTGGGTGCTGGGTACGGGGCCGTTCCAGCGCGGATCGATTTACACCGGTTCGAACTTCATGGGACAGCGGATCAAGTTGCCTTGGACTCGTTCGTCGGACAATTCCGCGAACTCGGTGGCAATCGGTGTTCCCACGAACGTTCCGCGATTGTTTCCCGAAGATCCGGGCGTGGTGCCGCCAAGTCCGCCATCGGTTGCGAAGGGGAAAGAGGCTCCCAAAGCGACACCGGCCTCGTTCGTGCCGGCGGTTCCGCCGAGCCAGCCTCAGCCAGGTCGAATTCCTGCGACCAGTCCTCCATCGTCGACGTCGTCGAGCACATCCGGTTTCCGTTCAGACACCTTCTCGTTGACGCAGGACGCCCAGGGGTCATCGGGGGGGAATGCGGCGGCGGGTGCGGCAGGTGTGTTCATCTATCGGAGCACGACGTCGCAGCCGGCGACGCCTTAG
- a CDS encoding DUF6677 family protein, which yields MPTDPPAAHRKLWEERSVVVALILAVLVPGLGHLYQGRTVKGCIYLFGILGLFLWGVKLGEGVVVYNLPDKGSRRITLHYAAQLGAGAVAYPGLWQPKRAAREENHSLRQLAQPMTASFSGRLTAVDNDTQGGKLEGKVNFKPEKGEYGTETRGTFTGTLDGQAIELPLAGGFFLERPIGAGFRRILKCGVVGDRDSGPGAGKMITGTIPRSIMDGYGVPPDMDQLQEVTGRLGKLHELALVFTWIAGLLNVLAIWDCVQGPAYGFGDEAWSPPPADDEANATAAAKSAALNSAATST from the coding sequence ATGCCGACTGATCCTCCTGCAGCACATCGCAAACTTTGGGAAGAGCGAAGCGTCGTCGTGGCGCTGATTCTTGCGGTTCTTGTGCCTGGATTGGGGCATCTCTATCAGGGGCGGACCGTCAAGGGGTGTATCTACCTGTTTGGAATTCTCGGCTTGTTCCTGTGGGGGGTTAAGCTGGGCGAAGGCGTGGTGGTTTACAATCTGCCGGACAAGGGGTCTCGCCGGATTACGTTGCACTACGCCGCCCAACTGGGGGCTGGTGCCGTGGCTTATCCGGGGCTCTGGCAGCCGAAGCGAGCCGCACGCGAGGAAAATCATTCGCTACGGCAATTGGCTCAGCCAATGACGGCGTCGTTTTCGGGGCGGCTGACGGCGGTCGATAACGATACTCAGGGTGGCAAGCTCGAAGGAAAAGTCAATTTTAAGCCCGAAAAGGGCGAGTATGGCACGGAAACTCGAGGCACATTTACTGGTACTCTGGACGGTCAAGCGATCGAATTGCCACTGGCCGGCGGGTTCTTTCTTGAGAGGCCGATTGGAGCCGGTTTCCGCCGGATCTTGAAGTGCGGGGTTGTGGGCGATCGCGATTCTGGCCCTGGCGCAGGGAAGATGATCACCGGAACCATTCCGCGTTCAATCATGGACGGGTATGGGGTTCCGCCTGACATGGATCAATTGCAGGAAGTTACTGGTCGCCTGGGAAAATTGCACGAACTGGCGTTGGTGTTCACCTGGATCGCCGGGTTGCTGAACGTGCTGGCGATTTGGGATTGCGTGCAGGGGCCTGCATATGGATTCGGCGACGAAGCGTGGTCGCCGCCGCCTGCCGATGACGAAGCGAATGCCACGGCCGCTGCCAAGTCTGCGGCTCTCAACAGTGCGGCTACCTCTACGTGA
- the rpsT gene encoding 30S ribosomal protein S20 yields the protein MPNTDSAKRALRKMERRRVKNRHERSALRTSVKKVRTTAASVSTGAAKVEDAKAVLQLAIKKIDQSAAKHLIHANKASRDKSRLMKLINKLSAPAVAPEAK from the coding sequence ATGCCGAACACTGACAGTGCCAAACGCGCTTTACGAAAAATGGAACGCCGCCGCGTGAAGAACCGACATGAGCGGTCAGCTTTGCGAACCTCGGTGAAGAAAGTTCGTACGACGGCTGCCTCCGTTTCGACGGGTGCTGCAAAGGTCGAAGACGCCAAGGCCGTGCTGCAGTTGGCAATCAAGAAGATCGATCAATCCGCTGCCAAGCACTTGATCCACGCGAACAAAGCCTCGCGAGACAAGTCACGCTTGATGAAGCTGATCAACAAGCTGTCGGCTCCTGCGGTCGCACCAGAAGCCAAGTAG